Below is a window of Candidatus Poribacteria bacterium DNA.
ACGACGCGACCGTTCCTGTACGCGCGTGCGCAGGTCGTCGACCGCCGGCACGCCGAGATAGTCGTTGATCCGGTGCAGGATCGCCTCCCGCGAGAATGATACCTCAGACGCCGCCGCCGAGTCCGGGACGGTCACCGTCAGGAGGCCGTCTTCGACGCTCAGCGGGCGCGCCAGCTTCGCGAGCTCCTCGCCGAGGACCTCGTCCCACACGTCGAAGACGCGCTCGATCCTCCGGCGGCGGTCATAGCCCCGTTTGGCGAAGAGCCGTTCGATGACGGCGTCGATTCGGACGGATCGCATGCCCAATGTCCCAGCCGTTACGTAGGGACGACGCGATGCGTCGCCCGCTTCATGACGAGGGCGACCCGCCGGGTCGCTCCTACATGCCGATGTTCTCCGGATCGTCCGCCCACCGCAGGGGGTTCGCCTCGATATAGGCGCGGACGTCGTTCATCTCGTCTTCGTCGCGGATGATGCGCTCGTAGTATCCGCGTTGCCACACTGGCGCGCCGGGAGTGCTCCGCGCCGCGTTGATGCGCCTCGCCGAGAACGACTTGAGTGCGCGGATGATCTCCGGCAAGCCGTGCCGAGTGAGTGATGATGGGGACGTAGGGGCGGGTCTGAGACCCGCCCCTACCGCAACACGCCTATCGTCGTCCATCAAGACGATGATTCCATGCACATGATTCGGCATGACGATGAACGCACCCAGTACCACGTGCGCATAGTGGCTCGGAAGATCGTCCCACGCCTTGTCCACGATCCGACCACTCTCATTCATCCGCATCTCACCGTCCGCCACGTCGCCGAATCGGCAGACGCGCCGGTAGGTAACGATCGTGACGTGGTACGCACCCGCCTGCGCGTAGTCGTACTCAGGCAGGCGCATTGAACGACGACGAGCACGCGTGGTACCTGTGTCGGGTACCGGATCACGCGTTGGCATCGCCGGAGCGCGCGTCATGCAGCGCTCTCCGCTCGCTTCGCCACGCCGCCGCGGACCTCCCAAATCGCCGGCTCGAACGACTGGTAGAGCTCCGGTTCCAGGCGCGTCGTCGTCAGGAACACCTGCGGCGGCAGCTCGTGCAGCGCCTCGAACAACAGGCGCGTCCGCATCTCGTCTAGCTCGGAGGTCACGTCGTCCAGCAGGAGCAGCGGGAGCGTCCCGCATGTCGCGCGGATCCATTCCAGCTCGGAGAGCTTCGCCGCCAGCGTCAACGTCCGCTGCTGCCCCTGCGAGCCGTACTTCCGCGCGTCCGACCCGTTCACGGAGATGAACACGTCATCTCGATGGGG
It encodes the following:
- a CDS encoding DUF721 domain-containing protein gives rise to the protein MRSVRIDAVIERLFAKRGYDRRRRIERVFDVWDEVLGEELAKLARPLSVEDGLLTVTVPDSAAASEVSFSREAILHRINDYLGVPAVDDLRTRVQERSRRPREAPGQVPQSHVVPAEDAFDPERGTLSQQEIAWIEENAARLEGVEARSGLRRVLMIQLKRAKWDEARRRHQQS
- a CDS encoding transposase, producing MPTRDPVPDTGTTRARRRSMRLPEYDYAQAGAYHVTIVTYRRVCRFGDVADGEMRMNESGRIVDKAWDDLPSHYAHVVLGAFIVMPNHVHGIIVLMDDDRRVAVGAGLRPAPTSPSSLTRHGLPEIIRALKSFSARRINAARSTPGAPVWQRGYYERIIRDEDEMNDVRAYIEANPLRWADDPENIGM